GCTGAGAAACTTGGCCATTTCGACGAAATCCGGCTTTTCGCCAATTGAAGCGTCGCCACCGATATCTGAAAAAAGGAACGACGCCATGCGCATCGAATCCATCGCCATCGGCAACAACCCGCCGGCGGACGTGAACGTGCTGATCGAAGTGCCGGTCGGCGGACAGCCGATCAAATACGAACTGGACAAGGATGCCGGTGTGCTGGTGGTCGACCGGTTCCTCTATACGCCGATGACCTATCCGGGCAATTACGGCTTCGTTCCGCATACATTGTCGGAAGACGGCGATCCCATCGACGTGCTGGTCTGCAATACCCGCCAGCTCGTCCCCGGCTGTGTCATCAACGCGCGGCCCATCGGCGTGATGATCATGGAAGACGAATCCGGCCTGGATGAAAAGATCATCGCGGTGCCGTCATCGCACCTGACCCGGCGCTATGACGGCGTCGACAATTTTTCCGACCTGCCGGAAATCACCCTGCAGCAGATCCAGCATTTCTTTGAACACTACAAGGATCTGGAGCCGGGCAAATGGGTCAAGATCGGCGACTGGATGGATGCCGGCACGGCAAGGCGGATGATCGAGGAAGCAATAGCGCGGGCAAAAACGACCTGACCGGAACCGCCTTTGGCGGTCCAGCAAACCACGATTTGCTTTTAATTTAAAGTGATAGAGCAGATTCACGCCTTTTATCTGACGCAATTATTGCGTCAGATAAAAGGCGATCTGATCTAGTAACCTTCGCGTTCCATGCGTTTGCGCATCAGTTTGCGGTGCCGCCGCACGGCTTCCGCCTGGTCGCGCGCCCGTCGCTCGGACGGCTTTTCATAATTTTCCCGCAGCCGCATTTCGCGGAAAATGCCTTCTTTCTGCATTTTCTTCTTCAGGACGCGCAGCGCCTGATCCACATCGTTGTTGCGTACGATGACTTCAACCATCACGAACTCTCCTGAAGCCGACGGGTCGCGCCGACCGCCGCCAGGCGGCAAACCAAAACAGAAACCACGGGAACACCCCTGTTCCGCGGACAAGCAATGCCTGGCCGGATAACAGGCCGCCTCCCATGGCAATTGAATCGCGCCAGATTATACGAGCCGGCGCGGGCGTCAATCAGGATATTCATCAAAATAGCGGAAATACTGCTCTGGTCGTTTTTTCAAAGAGTCCCTTTTTAACAAGGAATTATGGGAAAATGTCGTCTTCTGGCCATCCCGGCGCCGTGAATCGCATGTCAGTTCGAACTGACGAACGCCGCTGTATCGCCCGGGCCGGGCCACCAGTGCCGCCTGGTCCGCACGCGCCTGCTGGCAGAATGCTTCCGGATTGCAGAGTCCGCGCAAGATGCATAACGATTGACAAAAGAAGAGAAAAGGGCCGCATCCTGCGACGCGGCCCTTCATGCGGGTTCGGTTCCGCGCGGCGGATCAGAAATCCATGCCGCCCATATCGGGCATGGCCGGCGCCGCCGTTTTCGGTTCCGGCTTTTCGGCGATCATTGCCTCGGTCGTGATCAGCAGGCCGGCCACGGATGCGGCATCCTGCAGCGCCGTCCGGACAACCTTGGCCGGGTCGATGATGCCCGCTTTCACCAGGTCGCCGTAGGTTCCTGTCTGGGCGTCATAGCCCCAGTTCGCTTCATTCGATTCGAGAAGCTTTCCGGCGACCACAGCGCCATCGACCCCGGCGTTTTCGACAATCTGCTTCGCGGGCGCCTGAATCGCGCGACGGATGATGTCGATGCCGACGCGCTGGGCGTCATTCGCCGCCTTCAGCGAATCCAGCGCCTTTATCGATTTCAGCAACGCGACCCCGCCGCCGGCGACGATACCTTCCTCGACCGCCGCGCGGGTTGCGTTCATTGCATCGTCGACACGGTCCTTGCGTTCCTTCACTTCGACTTCGGTCGCACCGCCGACACGGATGACCGCGACGCCGCCGGCCAGTTTCGCCAGACGTTCCTGCAGCTTCTCGCGGTCGTAGTCCGAGGTGGTTTCCTCGATCTGGGCGCGGATCTGGGCGCAGCGCGCCGCAATGTCCTTCTTGCTGCCGGCGCCATCGACAATGGTGCTGTTGTCCTTGTCGATCTCGACGCGCTTGGCGCGGCCCAGCATGTCCAGGCTGACATTTTCCAGCTTGATGCCGAGTTCCTCGGAAACGACCTGCCCCGCCGTCAGGACCGCGACGTCCTGCAGCATCGCCTTGCGGCGGTCGCCGAAGCCCGGCGCCTTC
This window of the Alphaproteobacteria bacterium genome carries:
- the ppa gene encoding inorganic diphosphatase, whose amino-acid sequence is MRIESIAIGNNPPADVNVLIEVPVGGQPIKYELDKDAGVLVVDRFLYTPMTYPGNYGFVPHTLSEDGDPIDVLVCNTRQLVPGCVINARPIGVMIMEDESGLDEKIIAVPSSHLTRRYDGVDNFSDLPEITLQQIQHFFEHYKDLEPGKWVKIGDWMDAGTARRMIEEAIARAKTT
- the rpsU gene encoding 30S ribosomal protein S21 encodes the protein MVEVIVRNNDVDQALRVLKKKMQKEGIFREMRLRENYEKPSERRARDQAEAVRRHRKLMRKRMEREGY